In Candidatus Nitronauta litoralis, one DNA window encodes the following:
- the thiS gene encoding sulfur carrier protein ThiS, with translation MQLTVNGELRDVASDNVSALLKELDISGTHVAVAVNLQVIPRSGHESTKLSEGDKVEIVHAVGGG, from the coding sequence ATGCAATTGACGGTAAATGGCGAGCTTCGGGATGTGGCTTCGGATAATGTCAGCGCCCTTCTAAAAGAGCTTGATATCTCTGGAACGCATGTCGCTGTGGCGGTAAACCTGCAGGTTATTCCACGGTCCGGACACGAATCGACCAAACTCAGCGAAGGTGACAAGGTGGAAATCGTCCACGCTGTCGGTGGAGGATGA
- a CDS encoding SH3 domain-containing protein — protein sequence MKIPYTTKLGLVFTLILSILGGCASVPQRVFKAPAPAVTRASKALFEDAFEAQEKGKYRKAISLWKQFLNAEPDSVQGHNNLGMVFYAEDRLSESINELETAWKLAPKNDIVLRNLSRSLQFQVALLKENREYERAIRHLQRLQEISKPEDFQKVQFMVEELEDRIYEQVQNANTVEKYRWYLKQYPTGINAEKARKKLAVLQDRQSSLIQSFEDREQVDNSGVLESIPEEDSFDSVDISEEDVSASQPVIAEEPVMEEPPATPEADRTSIEESPVMEEEAVGEVKQGTMPEPVAQVPAEVEPEKGQQAPDEEPSELTEIEPAPIKEPEARAPKKYQVVITLDNPDSSLRVRAEPNTKSPVLTGLKHGQMRSYVEENKGWFKIEYAPGKSGWVSKKFSRKLEPGTKKTEPQAQGFPAIRLAAAGS from the coding sequence ATGAAAATCCCATACACCACAAAACTCGGGCTCGTTTTTACCCTTATTCTGTCGATACTTGGCGGTTGTGCCTCCGTCCCGCAAAGAGTCTTCAAGGCCCCGGCACCTGCGGTCACAAGAGCCAGCAAGGCGTTGTTCGAAGATGCCTTTGAAGCCCAGGAAAAAGGAAAATATCGGAAGGCCATCAGTCTGTGGAAACAGTTCCTGAATGCTGAACCGGATTCGGTCCAGGGCCACAATAACCTCGGTATGGTTTTTTATGCCGAAGATCGCCTTTCGGAATCGATCAATGAACTGGAAACCGCCTGGAAACTGGCACCTAAAAATGACATCGTTCTAAGAAATCTGTCGCGGTCCCTTCAGTTTCAAGTCGCCCTTCTAAAAGAAAACAGGGAATATGAGCGGGCCATTCGGCATCTACAAAGGTTACAGGAGATTTCCAAACCGGAAGATTTCCAGAAAGTCCAGTTCATGGTCGAGGAGCTGGAAGACAGGATTTACGAACAGGTCCAGAACGCGAACACTGTCGAAAAATACCGTTGGTACCTTAAACAATACCCGACCGGCATAAACGCTGAAAAGGCTCGAAAAAAACTGGCTGTCCTCCAGGACCGGCAATCCTCTCTCATCCAGTCCTTTGAAGACCGCGAACAAGTGGACAACAGCGGTGTCCTTGAGAGTATTCCGGAGGAAGATAGTTTCGATTCCGTGGATATCAGCGAAGAAGATGTATCAGCATCTCAACCGGTGATTGCGGAAGAGCCGGTGATGGAGGAACCACCCGCGACCCCTGAAGCGGATAGAACTTCAATAGAAGAATCCCCGGTTATGGAAGAAGAGGCCGTGGGCGAGGTTAAGCAGGGAACCATGCCCGAACCTGTTGCCCAGGTACCTGCAGAGGTTGAACCGGAAAAAGGACAACAAGCACCCGATGAAGAACCCAGTGAGCTGACCGAAATTGAGCCCGCCCCAATCAAAGAACCGGAAGCCAGGGCTCCTAAAAAGTATCAGGTGGTCATTACTCTTGATAATCCTGATTCCTCTTTAAGAGTCCGAGCCGAGCCAAACACCAAAAGTCCCGTGCTTACTGGCCTTAAACATGGGCAGATGCGTTCTTATGTTGAGGAAAATAAAGGCTGGTTTAAAATCGAGTACGCACCTGGAAAATCTGGCTGGGTCAGCAAGAAATTTTCCCGAAAACTGGAACCCGGAACCAAAAAGACCGAACCACAAGCCCAGGGTTTCCCGGCAATCCGTTTAGCCGCTGCCGGGTCCTGA
- a CDS encoding terpene cyclase/mutase family protein yields the protein MTTNVKEDLDSLIENEWNYIQDNRAEWSLLEGKPVDLEVLEHILRCILHLDNTNEMGQEFRECLKVQNPDGGWSKVSDSDKTSIWVTAFVALKLARGNGILKDAAIAGAVDHCLESVLSWQKEDGHWFDDEWSNLDTTCSVTYFLTIWQVMNDKLGDERVNKARVRGFEYIMSQHRDSGLWKDNKFHPSGIETTAHLMQYTLIPAYFMDKIDFAEQSCLDAAEGLLGEQAENGSWDNENTDHTMDALRNLVLVSDSFKQRDKYQDAIERGIRWLIEVKNDKGWGDFPDEPSNIERTADGLDTLLKYKRYLAGKRMSDFWAFTKEN from the coding sequence ATGACAACAAATGTAAAAGAAGACCTGGACTCACTGATTGAAAACGAATGGAACTACATTCAGGATAACCGCGCTGAGTGGAGTCTGCTCGAAGGCAAACCCGTCGACCTCGAAGTGCTTGAACACATCCTGCGCTGCATCCTGCATCTCGACAACACAAACGAAATGGGACAGGAATTCCGCGAGTGCCTGAAAGTTCAAAACCCGGATGGTGGCTGGTCGAAAGTTTCAGACTCGGACAAAACCTCGATCTGGGTCACCGCTTTTGTGGCGCTGAAACTGGCGCGCGGCAACGGGATTCTTAAAGACGCTGCCATCGCCGGGGCTGTTGACCACTGCCTGGAATCTGTCCTGAGCTGGCAAAAAGAGGACGGCCACTGGTTTGACGACGAATGGTCCAATCTCGACACCACCTGCTCGGTCACCTATTTTCTAACCATCTGGCAGGTGATGAACGACAAGCTGGGCGACGAGCGCGTCAATAAAGCGCGGGTGCGCGGTTTCGAATACATCATGTCGCAGCACCGCGATTCCGGCCTTTGGAAAGACAACAAGTTTCATCCGTCCGGAATCGAAACCACGGCGCACCTCATGCAATACACGTTGATTCCAGCCTATTTCATGGATAAGATTGATTTTGCCGAACAGTCCTGCCTGGACGCAGCGGAAGGTCTTCTGGGGGAACAAGCTGAAAACGGATCCTGGGACAATGAAAACACGGACCACACCATGGATGCGTTACGCAACCTGGTACTGGTAAGCGATTCGTTCAAGCAGCGAGATAAATACCAGGATGCCATCGAACGCGGAATCCGCTGGCTGATTGAAGTGAAAAACGACAAGGGCTGGGGAGATTTCCCGGACGAGCCGAGTAACATCGAACGCACCGCCGATGGTCTCGACACCCTGCTTAAGTACAAGCGTTATCTTGCAGGGAAACGCATGTCCGATTTCTGGGCGTTCACCAAAGAGAACTAA
- a CDS encoding NTP transferase domain-containing protein — MNALILLAGYGSRLSREDLPHKVFLDFGGESLLNKHLKTLQNAGIEKTVLVVGYNKGAIKDAVAKMDLTMPIEFIDNDVYRTTGNTLSMVMGLRGMQGDVLVMDGDLLYPREVLGGFLDKATGSCFAVVPVDINDVECAKVLLNNDESIAAIITKRALTDQEKSGYKFSGEAIGFFTLTPHAVDTIIKAYDEQEAHYEPTLWEILFSEIADKTPLCVYPLDENGCFEIDTQEDYEEALACYNANPDRY; from the coding sequence TTGAACGCACTCATCCTACTCGCCGGTTATGGCTCGCGCCTCTCGCGCGAAGACCTGCCGCATAAAGTCTTCCTGGATTTTGGCGGTGAATCCCTGCTAAACAAACACCTCAAGACCCTGCAAAATGCGGGTATCGAAAAAACCGTGCTGGTCGTCGGCTATAACAAGGGTGCCATAAAAGATGCTGTGGCGAAAATGGACCTCACCATGCCCATCGAGTTTATCGACAATGACGTGTACCGGACCACAGGCAACACCCTGTCGATGGTGATGGGGTTGCGCGGTATGCAGGGGGACGTTCTGGTGATGGATGGGGATCTGCTGTACCCACGCGAGGTGCTTGGGGGGTTTCTGGATAAAGCTACCGGTTCCTGCTTCGCAGTTGTACCGGTCGATATCAACGATGTCGAGTGTGCCAAGGTCCTGCTGAACAACGATGAGTCGATTGCTGCCATCATCACCAAACGTGCACTGACCGACCAGGAAAAATCAGGCTACAAATTCTCGGGAGAAGCTATCGGGTTCTTCACCCTGACCCCCCATGCGGTCGACACCATAATCAAAGCTTACGATGAACAGGAAGCGCATTACGAACCAACCCTGTGGGAAATTTTATTTTCCGAGATTGCCGACAAAACTCCACTATGCGTTTACCCTCTCGATGAAAACGGCTGCTTCGAAATCGACACCCAGGAAGATTACGAAGAAGCCCTCGCCTGCTACAACGCCAACCCGGACCGTTACTAG
- a CDS encoding 2-C-methyl-D-erythritol 2,4-cyclodiphosphate synthase — MVRIGNGYDVHRLVEGRKLILGGVEIEHTLGLDGHSDADALLHAICDALLGACGAGDLGHHFPDTSSEFKDISSLILLGRVGSTLKERGFRLGNLDATIVAQKPKLAPHITAMRQNIASTLSVPIHQVNIKATTTEKLGFAGREEGIAAYAVALIESTDTF; from the coding sequence ATGGTAAGAATCGGAAATGGATATGATGTGCATCGGCTGGTGGAAGGGCGAAAGCTTATTCTCGGGGGTGTCGAAATTGAACACACACTGGGGTTGGATGGGCATTCCGATGCCGACGCTTTGCTCCACGCGATCTGCGATGCCTTGCTCGGTGCCTGTGGTGCGGGGGACCTGGGTCACCATTTTCCCGATACCAGCTCCGAATTCAAAGACATCTCCAGTCTGATTTTACTCGGGCGGGTTGGCAGCACGTTGAAAGAACGCGGTTTTCGCCTGGGCAATCTGGACGCGACCATTGTGGCGCAAAAACCAAAGCTCGCGCCCCACATCACGGCAATGCGACAGAACATCGCCTCCACCCTCTCGGTTCCCATCCATCAGGTCAACATTAAAGCGACCACCACGGAAAAGCTCGGTTTCGCCGGACGCGAAGAAGGCATCGCAGCCTACGCCGTTGCCCTCATCGAAAGCACCGATACGTTTTAG
- a CDS encoding 1-deoxy-D-xylulose-5-phosphate reductoisomerase: MKKISILGSTGSIGVNTLDVMERNPDQFELVGLAAGSNVDLFAEQVQKYRPQVAALFDTSKIEELRRRLNGQEVEIVAGQEGSVQVASHPEADMVVSGMVGCAGLVPSYAAVSAGKTLALANKETLVVAGEVILREAEKQGVPIIPVDSEHSAIFQALNGEDPKRIRRIILTASGGPFRTFTLEQMENVTVKDALKHPNWDMGSKITIDSATMMNKGLEFIEAKWLFGLDTQIDIIVHAQSIIHSMIEFVDTSIMAQLGIPDMRVPIAYAMTYPDRVKCDLPSLDLAAMGDLTFEAPDFTRFPCLRLAHEVMDAGKTLPAVLNAANEIAVQAFLDRQIGYKEIPELIESTLDRHQPHSADSIEDVLAADDWARQEAHQLLTTKA, encoded by the coding sequence ATGAAAAAAATTTCAATATTGGGCTCCACGGGTTCCATCGGTGTCAACACGCTTGACGTGATGGAACGCAACCCGGATCAGTTTGAACTGGTCGGCTTGGCTGCGGGTAGCAACGTAGATTTATTTGCAGAGCAGGTTCAAAAATACCGACCCCAGGTTGCCGCCCTTTTCGATACCTCCAAAATAGAAGAATTGCGCCGCCGCCTGAATGGTCAGGAGGTAGAAATCGTTGCCGGGCAAGAGGGCTCGGTTCAAGTCGCAAGTCATCCCGAAGCCGACATGGTGGTTTCGGGCATGGTGGGCTGTGCCGGACTGGTCCCGTCTTACGCGGCAGTGTCAGCAGGCAAAACCCTTGCGCTTGCCAATAAAGAAACGCTGGTGGTCGCGGGTGAGGTTATCCTGCGCGAAGCCGAAAAGCAGGGCGTGCCCATCATCCCGGTAGACAGCGAACACAGCGCGATTTTCCAGGCGCTGAACGGGGAAGACCCGAAGCGTATCCGCCGCATTATTCTGACGGCTTCCGGAGGACCTTTCCGCACGTTCACGCTGGAGCAAATGGAAAACGTCACGGTGAAAGATGCACTCAAGCATCCCAACTGGGACATGGGCAGCAAGATCACTATTGACTCTGCCACCATGATGAACAAGGGGCTCGAGTTCATCGAGGCCAAATGGCTGTTCGGGTTGGACACACAGATCGACATCATCGTGCACGCACAGAGTATCATCCACTCGATGATTGAATTTGTTGACACTTCAATCATGGCGCAACTGGGCATCCCGGACATGCGTGTCCCCATCGCCTACGCGATGACCTATCCGGATCGCGTTAAGTGCGATCTACCATCGCTGGACCTGGCGGCAATGGGCGACCTTACCTTTGAGGCCCCGGACTTCACCCGTTTCCCCTGTTTAAGACTTGCGCATGAAGTGATGGATGCGGGCAAGACACTTCCGGCAGTATTGAATGCGGCGAATGAAATTGCCGTGCAGGCGTTCCTCGACCGGCAGATCGGCTACAAGGAAATCCCGGAGTTAATCGAATCCACTCTCGACCGTCACCAGCCGCATTCTGCGGACTCCATTGAAGACGTCCTCGCGGCGGATGACTGGGCGCGTCAGGAAGCTCATCAGTTGCTCACGACAAAAGCATAA
- a CDS encoding phosphatidate cytidylyltransferase translates to MTATDLSSPPEKRNLIQRVLSALVLIPVVLGILIYGSPLLICLLVLVIAVIGWSEYANLVDAMGVPTYKFTGFFLTVIFVWAHFFQMSPSMANQDQFPFMLRGIFEVWPLLALVLLFVACLKSDENLQTGLERAVYTLFGSLYVGGLLGFFLQLPSPETGSKYVFFVFLVVWMGDIAGYFVGKAIGRHKLAPKVSPGKTIEGAVANTMGGMAGGALAIGTFLPSLGWLHGLLVAGICAIIGQFGDLFESFLKRSAGVKDSGTLIPGHGGVLDRIDSLLFAGPAFFYVHNAFG, encoded by the coding sequence GTGACCGCCACCGATCTTTCTTCTCCTCCAGAAAAGCGTAATCTGATTCAGCGTGTTTTGAGTGCGCTGGTGTTGATTCCAGTTGTCCTCGGAATTTTAATTTACGGTTCGCCTCTGTTGATTTGTCTGTTAGTGCTCGTCATTGCCGTGATTGGATGGTCCGAATACGCCAACCTGGTCGATGCGATGGGGGTGCCCACCTATAAATTTACCGGCTTTTTTTTGACCGTAATTTTTGTTTGGGCTCATTTCTTTCAGATGTCTCCCAGCATGGCTAACCAGGATCAATTCCCCTTTATGCTCAGGGGGATCTTCGAAGTCTGGCCTCTTCTGGCTTTAGTTCTTTTATTTGTTGCTTGTTTGAAATCTGATGAAAACCTCCAAACAGGACTGGAACGGGCAGTTTATACCCTGTTCGGTTCACTCTATGTCGGAGGATTGCTTGGTTTTTTTCTTCAATTGCCCAGCCCTGAGACAGGGTCAAAATACGTTTTCTTTGTATTCCTTGTAGTCTGGATGGGTGATATAGCCGGTTACTTTGTGGGCAAAGCCATTGGACGCCACAAGCTTGCCCCCAAGGTCAGTCCTGGAAAAACCATTGAAGGAGCCGTTGCCAACACTATGGGAGGGATGGCCGGTGGTGCATTGGCGATTGGAACGTTTTTGCCGTCCCTTGGTTGGCTGCATGGTTTGCTCGTGGCAGGTATTTGCGCTATTATCGGTCAGTTTGGCGACTTGTTTGAATCGTTTCTCAAGCGTAGTGCCGGTGTTAAAGATTCAGGCACCCTGATTCCCGGACACGGAGGGGTGCTCGACAGAATCGACAGCCTGCTGTTTGCTGGTCCGGCATTTTTTTATGTTCACAATGCTTTCGGCTGA
- a CDS encoding isoprenyl transferase: MEQIDLSRLPRHIAIIMDGNGRWAKKHFLPRVEGHRQGVKSVDRIVTLCTEMKIEALTLYSFSEENWNRPQPEVNALMKILDQYLNKELERMMRENIRFNTIGHIEELPTAIQDLVHYAENTTRDNTGLVLTLALSYGGRQEILDAVRTIAQKVRDGEISLDEIDFPLLSRSLNTHDLPEPDLLIRTSGELRISNFLLYQIAYTELHYTNVLWPDFREEDLLAAVIDFQKRERRFGLTQEQIVKA; the protein is encoded by the coding sequence ATGGAACAGATTGATCTGTCCCGGCTCCCCCGCCATATCGCAATCATCATGGATGGAAACGGTCGCTGGGCGAAGAAGCATTTTCTGCCTCGTGTGGAAGGTCACCGGCAAGGAGTAAAGTCGGTCGATCGCATCGTCACTTTGTGCACAGAGATGAAAATCGAGGCGTTGACGCTCTACTCTTTTTCTGAAGAGAACTGGAATCGGCCGCAACCGGAAGTGAACGCGTTGATGAAAATTCTCGACCAGTATCTCAATAAGGAACTGGAACGGATGATGCGTGAAAACATCCGTTTCAACACCATCGGTCATATTGAGGAACTTCCAACTGCCATTCAGGATCTGGTCCATTACGCAGAAAATACAACCCGTGACAATACCGGACTTGTGCTGACATTGGCCTTGTCCTATGGCGGACGCCAGGAAATTCTCGATGCGGTACGTACCATTGCACAAAAGGTGCGTGATGGAGAAATTTCCCTTGATGAAATCGACTTTCCCCTTCTGTCCCGCAGCCTCAACACGCACGATCTTCCCGAGCCGGATCTGCTTATCAGGACCAGCGGAGAGTTGCGCATCAGCAATTTCCTCCTCTACCAGATCGCTTACACCGAGTTGCATTACACCAACGTCTTGTGGCCGGATTTTAGGGAAGAGGACCTGCTGGCTGCCGTGATTGACTTCCAGAAACGCGAACGGCGCTTCGGCCTCACTCAGGAACAAATCGTCAAAGCGTGA
- the frr gene encoding ribosome recycling factor, whose protein sequence is MDELLKEAERKMKVSLDHLQHEFAKVRTGRASVSLVEDMKVDYYGQQTPLNQAATLGTPDPKTITIQPWDQGLLPAIEKAIQGSDLGLNPANDGKIIRLTIPPLTEERRKDLGKVVRKYAEESKIAIRNVRRDVNEQFKQLEKKHEMSEDESHKGQEQLQKITDRLIQDVDKVTQIKEKDLMEV, encoded by the coding sequence ATGGATGAATTGCTGAAAGAAGCAGAACGCAAAATGAAAGTTTCACTGGACCACCTGCAGCATGAGTTCGCCAAAGTTCGTACTGGCCGGGCTTCCGTATCTCTTGTGGAAGACATGAAGGTTGATTACTACGGACAACAGACTCCGCTCAACCAGGCGGCTACCCTCGGTACACCGGACCCCAAGACCATCACCATTCAGCCCTGGGATCAGGGTTTGTTGCCCGCTATCGAAAAAGCCATTCAGGGATCCGACCTTGGACTCAATCCGGCCAACGATGGGAAAATCATACGTTTGACCATCCCTCCTCTTACTGAAGAGCGCCGTAAGGACCTGGGTAAGGTTGTCCGGAAATATGCTGAAGAATCGAAAATCGCTATCCGCAACGTGCGTCGTGATGTAAATGAGCAGTTCAAGCAGCTTGAGAAAAAACACGAAATGTCAGAAGACGAGAGCCACAAAGGCCAGGAACAATTGCAAAAAATTACCGACCGGTTGATCCAGGATGTAGACAAGGTCACCCAGATCAAAGAAAAAGATCTGATGGAAGTTTGA